The Mycobacterium seoulense genomic interval GCCGCACGTTGTACGCGCTCGCAGGCCGTCCCTCTTGGCGCATCAACACTGGACACGTCGAGGGGTTGGTGACGACCCAAGAGAGAGCGACGTCCAGATACACCCCCGCGCCGGCGTAGGCCGCGACACTTCGTCCGGCCTCGCCGAGGATCAGCCGATAACTGTTGAAGGCTTTACTGCCTTCGGAAGACACGAGGATGTGCACGAACAACCACTTCGTTAGCCAAGACGCGGCGTTGCGCAAGACACCGTGGGGTGGTCGGTTCGTCGGTGACGCGTACACGAGTTGTGTGCGAGCCCGATATGCCGTATCGAGCAGGTTTCCGATGTATGCCGGATCGTGCTGCCCGTCCTCGTCCATCGTTACGATCCAGTCGCCGCCTGACGACGTCATGCCCGCGAGTGTCGCGGGATGCTGTCCGAAGTTGCGCGACAGCCATATTGGGCGGATCCATTCGCCGCGCGCGGCCAGCTCACGCACGACTTCTTCACTGCCGCGGACGCCACGGTCCCACACAAGGAGCACTTCGTCGACGCGGAACTCACGACCCTCCGGGGTGTGCTGGGACGAACGCAGTTGCTCAAGCTCCTTCACCACGTCAGGCAAGGTCCCGGCTCCGCTATAGACCGGGATAACAACGCTGACCGAGTCCACACGGGTCAAATGACGATCGCCAGTCACGTGTTTCCTCCCGAATGTACGGGTCCCGTGAGCTGACTGTACCTAGGGATTGCCGAGTAACCGATGCCAATTGTGATTTTGTAAGAGGACACGGCGAGCCGATCGGCCCGGCGATGTCCGTCGACTGGCTCTAGCAAAGGCTACGTGGAAGTCGCACGCGGACCTCGCGTTTGCGGGAATATGAGGAGGCGCAGATAGGGGAATGAGGGGGTCGTTTTGAAAATCTCGGTCATCGGGTGCGGCTACGTCGGACTCGTCACGGGCGCCTGCCTGGCGGACAGCGGCAATGACGTCGTTTGCGTCGATATCGATCAGTCCAAGATCGATGAGCTTCTTGCCGGGGGGGTCCCGATCTATGAGCCAGGCCTGGCCGAGTTGCTCGAACGGAACCGGGAGAACGGGAGCATCGACTTCACGACCGACCGGCAGCGCGGGATCGAGCATGGAGACGTAATTTTTATCGCCGTCGCGACGCCAATGAGCGACAGCGGTGAGGCCGATCTTTCCTACGTCTACTCTGCGGCCGACGATATCGGTTCGTACATGGATCGCTACAAGGTCGTCGTCGACAAGTCGACCGTCCCCGTCGGCACTGCCGACGAGGTTCGTGGGATCATCCGTAAGAAGGCGAAGCATGATTTCGACGTTGTGTCCAATCCCGAATTTTTGAAGGAGGGCACGGCGATCACTGACTTCATGAAGCCTGACCGCGTGATCATCGGCGGCGACTCCAAGCGCGCTCTCGACATCATGCAAGAGCTCTACGAGCCCTTCCTGCGCACCTTCCATCCGTTGATTGCCATGGACATCAGGAGCGCCGAGATGGCGAAATACGCGGCCAACTGCTTTCTGGCGACCAAGATCTCATTCATCAACGAGATTTCAAACCTTTGCGAGAAGGCGGGCGCCGATATCTCGGCGGTTCGGGAGGCCATCGGGGCGGACAACCGCATTGGGTATGAATTCCTGTTTCCCGGCGTAGGTTACGGTGGCTCCTGCTTGCCGAAAGACGTTCAGGCCCTGATACATACGGCGGCCAGCCTGGGATCTGACACGCGTCTGCTGCGCGCGGTCGACCAGGTCAACAGCGAACAGAAGGCCGCCCTCGTGACCAAGATTGCCACCCATTTCGGGGGAGGAACGCCAGCGAAGAGTCTGCAAGGCCTGCGAATTGGGCTTTGGGGGCTAAGTTTCAAGCCTCAGACCGACGACATCCGCGAGGCGGCATCCCTGGTTATCGCCAGAATGTTGTTGGAGCTCGGGGCGACTGTGCGGGCCTATGATCCCGAAGCAACTGTGCGAGCGAAAAGTGTGCTCGGGGATTCGATCGAGTATGCAGGAAGCATGTACGAGGCCGTCGAGGACGCCGACGCGCTGGTCCTGGTCACGGAATGGAAACAGTTTCAGCGACCGTCGTGGCAGCGTGTCAAGTCGGCCATGCGAGGCTACGTCGTGTTCGATGGCCGAAACATCTATGATCCTAAGCGCCTGCGGGCCGAGGGCTTCGAGTACTACGGCATGGGTCGGAATTGAGGAGAACAAGCACGTGAGAGCCCTCGTCACGGGCGCCGCAGGTTTTCTTGGGTCCCATCTCTGCGACCGTCTCCGTCGCGACGGCATCGAGGTTCTCGGGTTCGACAACTTATATACGGGCAGACTTGAGAACATCACGCAGCTCGAGGGGGACCCGGGCTTCAGCTTCCTCGAGCACGACATCACGCGGCCGCTAGACGGGGCGATAGATGGCCCGCTTGATTTCATCTTCAACATGGCCTGCCCTGCGTCGCCGCGCGCCTACCAGCGTGATCCCCTTTTTACGCTCGAGACTAACTACGTGGGAATGAGAAACCTTCTCGAACTTGCACGCGAGCAGAGAGCGACAATCCTGCAGGCTTCCACCAGCGAGGTCTACGGGGATCCCACAGTCCACCCTCAGGTTGAGAGCTACTGGGGCAACGTCAACTGCTTCGGCGTGCGGAGCTGCTATGAGGAGGGTAAACGCGTCGCGGAGACGCTGATGCTCGAGTACGCGCGCCGCTACGACATCCAGATAAAGATCGTCCGCATCTTCAATACCTACGGTCCGAGGATGGACCCGGAGGACGGCCGAATCATCTCCTCATTCATCGTCCAGGCGTTGCGCGGAGAGCCGATCACCGTCTTCGGGGACGGCAGTCAGACCCGTTCTTTCTGTTACGTCGACGATCTCGTCGACGGGCTGGTACGTATGGCCATGAGTGAGCCGTCGTTCACGGGACCCGTCAACCTCGGCAGTCCGGCCGAAGTGACGGTCAGTGAGACTGCACGCACCATCAGGGAGATGACCGGATCGGCTTCGCCTACCGTCCTTCACGATCTGCCTCAGGACGATCCGAAGAAGCGCAAGCCGGATGTCAGTCTCGCCGAGTCCAGGCTCGGCTGGCGTCCCAGGGTGCCTTTTGAAGAGGGGGCGGCGCGGACGATCGAATACTTCAGGGACACCATCGGATGAATCGCAGCGCTTGGCGACTGGGATCATCCACATTCCGCGGACGGTCCTGAGAGTCGCGGCAAGGATAGAACCGTGACAACGACCATCCCAGTAATCTTCATCATCTTCAACCGGCCTGATACCACCAGCCAGGCCTTCGAGATGATCAGGGCGGCGAAGCCGCGCCAGCTCATGATAGTCGCCGATGGCCCGCGCGCGAATAAGCCTGGGGAGAATGAAAAGTGCGCAGCGACGCGCGCAGTGATCGATCGAGTCGACTGGGACTGCGAAGTTCACCGCAATATGTCAGAGACAAATATGGGCTGCCGCCTGCGCGTCTCCTCAGGCATAACTTGGGCCTTCGAGCTTGTCGATAGGGCAATAATCCTCGAGGACGACTGCGTGCCCTCCGCTTCGTTCTTCCCGTACTGCGCCGAGCTCCTCAATTATTACGAGACCGACGAGCGGATCATGATGGTCTCCGGGGACAACCATCTGTTCGGGCGCGCCGGAACGGCGGATAGCTATTACTTCTCGAGATATCCCCACGTATGGGGCTGGGCCACCTGGCGACGAGCCTGGGCAAAATACGATCTCAACATGACAAACTGGCCGGAGATCAGGAATAGGAAGCTCTTCGACCAGTACCTCCCCAGGATGAGCGAGCGCTACCGCTGGGAATCCGTCTTCCAAAGCGTTTATGACGGAAAGATTGATACTTGGGACTACCAATGGGGCTACACCATCTGGGCGAACTCGGGCCTCAGCATCGCTCCCGCCCGGAATCTAGTGCGCAACATCGGATTCCACGCTGAGGCGACCCACACCAAGGCCGACAGTATCTACTCGTCGCTCGACGCCGACGAGCTGGACCTGCCCCTTACCCACCCTGCGACAGTCCTCGCGAGCGCCGACAAAGACGAGCTCGAGTCAAGGCTTCGGGCTGCTCAGTCAAATAACCTGTCGCACCGCATAAATGACGCCGCTTCTGCGCTCAAACTGCTCGCCAGGAGGGCGACGGCACATGGCCAGAACCGCTAGGCGGCGCGTCACGAGCCGCCGCGACGAAGGCCGCCGAAGTGATAGCGGGTGGAAACCTCTCGCAACATCTCAGCAGGGCGCTTGATCAGCGCCCTGGGTGTGCCGTACGTTCAGGTTGTCCTCCTTCCATACTCTTATGGCGCAGGATAATCAGGAGGGTTTACATTATGATGTGCCGTATCTGCAGTTCCAGCACGAGACTGGCATTCACCCATAAGTTGCTCTCAAAATACGATTGCGCGTTTTACTTTTGCGATAATTGCGGCGGCCTGCAGACCGAAAGTCCATACTGGCTCGACGAAGCCTACGCCAGCCCTGTGGCATCGGCGGACACAGGCCTAGTGTGGCGGAATCTGTATCTTGCACGGTTGACGTCGATGGTTCTCTTCTTTTTGTTTGATCGCCACGGCCGGTTCCTCGATGCGGCTGGGGGTTATGGCATCTTCACGCGCTTGATGCGGGACATCGGCTTTGATTATTACTGGACAGACATGTACTGCCCCAACCTGACGGCGCGGGGCTTCGAAGCCGAGACGGGCCCAGGCGCCCCTTACACGGCAGTGACCGCTTTCGAAGTGATGGAGCATCTGCCCGATCCGGTCGGTTTCGTGGCCGAGCTGCTTGAAAGCACAGGCACCGACACGATCATCTTTACGACCGAGCTTTTCACCGGCGAACCTCCGGCGCCGGAAGCATGGTGGTACTACGGGTTCTCCACCGGACAGCACATAACTTTCTATCAGCGGTCGACCTTGGAGCTTATCGGGAAGCGCTTCGGCATGAGGTTCTACAGTTCCGGCATGTTGCACATCTGGACGCGAGCGAAACTCAATCCGCTGGCTTTGCGCGTACTGACCTCGCCCACCGTTGCTAGCCTGCTCGGCGGGTTGCCACGGCTAGCGCTCGGGTCGCGGACCATGGCGGACCACGAAATGCTGATACGAACCGACAAAGAATAGTGCGCCTGACACTGTCGTCACACTGATGCCGGTTCGCCGGAGCGGGAAGAGGGGAGTGGTCTGAGAAACCTAACTGCGGCGTTTCGGTTTGACTCCAGTTACCGGCACGAGGCCCGCTTGGTCGTATCATGTAATCCCATTTGGGACCCTCTGAAGCCTCTTGCGAAGGGCGAAACGCCGTTGACGAGCCAGTGGATTGGTTTTGACGCACACCGCGGGACGGCTGCCCATGCGGACGCCCTGTGCGTCGCCGTGAATGATCGGTGGATATGAAGGATTTTCAGCTGACGTTGCGAGACGGACGGAAGATCGTCATCTCGTTCAACCTGCGGGCAATTAATGAACGGCGCAGGGTCCAAAAATTCATTCGAACCTTGGCCGGCAAATCTACGACAGAAATTTTCAGCGATATCTACGCAAAGCAAATATGGGGTGGATCCGGTCCAGGATCTCGCAACTCCTTCGTTGTCGAGCCATACATAAATAGCATCTCTCAGTTTGCCGCAGCCTTGCCGGAGCGGCTCGATGCCGTTGACCTCGGCTGCGGAGATTTCGCGATTGGCTCGAGGTTGCGACCGCTCTTCAACCGTTATATAGCTGGAGACATCGTGCCAGATGTAATCTCTCGAAACCGAGCTCGATTCGGCAATCTCGACGTGGACTTCCGAGTGGTCGACATTACAGCCGATGATCTTCCACCCGGAGATATCGCCTTCGTTCGTCAGGTTTTACAGCATCTTTCGAATGACGAAATCGCGCGAGCGGTGAACCGGCTTCGGGCAACGTATCCAAGACTTGTCTTGACAGAACATCTGCCGCTAGCCGCGGATTTCGTTCCAAATATTGATATTCCAACCGGACCGAACAATCGACTCGGTGTCAATAGCGGAGTCGACATCACAAAGCCGCCATTTGAGATTCCCGTGCTCAGTGCGACAGTGTTATGTGAGGTAGTTATTGAAGAAAATATCGATGGACCCGGGTCACCTGCCAGCCGTATTCGAACAACTCTGTATGAATTTTGATATCGTCTTAATGGCGGGTGGCTCAGCGCAGACTCCAGGGCCGATATTTGAGCTATACGGGGACGCTAGGAGATTGCTCAATTAGCACTCGTCGGCGTGGGCGGGGCGGTTCGTTGGGAATGGAGTCATGACAGCAGTGGCGCGCGTAGCTGGATGGGAGCCGCCAGAGCCTTACCCTGGGCAATATTCGCATCGAACTGGACTTGGATAGCTGGGCGCACCCATGAAAGTTGCATTCGATGACCAGGTTTTCACCATCCAGCGGTATGGTGGTGCTTCGCGGTATTTTGTCGAGCTGGCGACTCGCCTACCGGAACATGGCGTATCGGAAGTGTCCGTCGTCGCCCCATTACACATCAATAAGTACCTGGCGGTTGACTCTGCACGACGTTTTACGCGCGGTAGGTGCGTGAACATGCCGCCATACACATTGGCGGGCATTCCGGTTCTGCCCACCGCCAACCGGCTCGCCGCGCCGCTGGCATGGCGGGGGATAAATCCGGATATCGTGCACGAGACCTACTTTGCCATCAAGCCTCTTGGGAAAGCGCGGCGCCGGATCGTGACGGTCCACGACATGATCCACGAGCTGTTTGCCGCTGAGTTTGCTGACGCAGCCCGCGTCACTGCTGCCAAACGCGCAGCTGTCGACCGTGCCGACCACATAATCTGCGTCTCCGAAAACACGCGGCAGGACCTCCTGCGTCTTTACGGCGTCGAGCCGGAGCGAACGAGCGTTGTTCATTTGGGCTATTCCCTGACCGCACAGAGAAGCGACCCGAAAGCGGATAGCGGCAAAGGCAGGCCCTCGCTCCTGTACGTAGGAAGTCGCAAGGGCTACAAGAACTTCGGTACGTTGCTTGAAGCCTATGGCAGGTCTCCGACATTGCGGGAGTTCGAGTTGATAGCCTTCGGCGGAGGCCCGTTCCTGCCCGACGAATACGAAGCGATCAACCGGCTAGGTATCGCTGACCGGGTGCGGTTCGCCTCCGGCTCCGATCGAGAGCTTGCGGCACGCTACCAAGCCGCGACCGCGTTTATCTTTCCGTCGAAGTACGAGGGTTTCGGGCTTCCCCCGCTGGAAGCTATGAGCCACGGCTGCCCAGTTGTGTGCAGCCATGCGGGGTCAATTCCAGAAGTAGTCGGGGACGCCGGTGTCTACTTCGATCCGAACAATGCCGAAGAGCTACGCATGGCGGTGGAACTTGTGGCAACGACAAAGGAATTGCAGGCGGATCTGCGTGCGCGTGGATACCAGCGGATCACCGCATTCTCATGGGACCAGTGCGCGGCTGCCACCGCACGAATCTATCGCAACATCATATGACCACGGTCAATCGCGCTTACGGAGAAGATCTGTGAGCGTCCCCGAGCCCAGAGCTTCGAGCACTACGACATGGCGGAGTAAGGAGAATGAACAAGTGAGAGTTCACATTCCGCTGACCCTGCGCAGAGTCGCCGCAAGGATAGGACTATGACGACCACCGTCCCGATCATCTTCATCATTTTCAACCGGCCGGACACCACTAGGCAGGTCTTCGAGGCAATCAGGGCGGCCAGGCCGAGCAAGCTCCTGGTCGTCGCCGACGGTCCGCGCTCGAATAGGCCTGGCGAAGCTGAGAAGTGCGCAGCTGCGCGCGCGATCATCGAGGGGGTCGACTGGGACTGTGAGGTGCAGACGAATTACTCGGAGGCCAACCTCGGCTGCCGGCTCCGCGTCTCGTCCGGCATAACTTGGGCCTTCGAGCTTGTCGACAAGGCGATAATCCTTGAGGACGACTGCGTGCCCGCCCCCTCGTTCTTCCAATACTGCGCTGAACTTCTCGACCACTATGAAGACGATGAGCGCATCATGATGGTCTCTGGAGGAAATCATCTGTTCGGACAAGCCACGGTTGCAGACAGTTATTACTTCTCGAGATATGTGCATATCTGGGGCTGGGCAACCTGGCGGCGAGCGTGGACGAAAAATGACGTCAATATGACCTACTGGCCCGAGATCAGGGATAGAAAGCTTTTCGACCAGTACTTTCGGAAGAGGAGCGAGCGCTTCTACTGGGACTCCGTTTTCCAAGCGGCTTATGAAGGCAAGCTCAATACTTGGGACTTCCAATGGGTTTACAGCATATGGGCGAATTCGGGCCTTTGCGTTGCTCCCGCTAGGAATTTGGTACAGAACATCGGGTTTGGCCACGCTGAGGCGACCAACATGGTGAAAGACGTTGTCTACTCTTCGCTAGGGGCCGAGGAGCTCGACCTGCCTGTTACTCACCCGGCGACAGTCCTGGCGAGCGTCGACAAAGACGAGCTCGAAGCGAGGCTCCGGTTTGCTCATGAGCAGGTCTTACCGTACCCCTTGAATAGGTACGTCACCTCTGCGGTCCGCAAACTTGCACGTCTGCGTAGAACCTCGACGGAACTGTAGTCTCAGCTGTTACGAAGGCGGAAACCCTTGTCATGGAAGGGATCGCGGGCCCCATCGGTAGCGTTAACGATGTCTGCGACAGTGCCTGGGCGGGTTGTTCGAGACCGCCGCCAGGGCGAAACATGTTGCGCACCATCGACGCCGACGACGTGCGAGTCCAACCGAGAGCGAAAGTCGATTCACTTGGCGCCTTTATTTAGCATGCTGTTTGCGTTCATCCCCAGCTGACTTGGCTCGCAAGACAAATCCGGTTTGGTCACCACGGCCCTGCAGATTAAGCCGCTCCGCTTGCTTTCGCCAATGCTTAATCTGCTTGTGCCGGAAGATCTCACGGATTTTGGGGTCGGTCAATGCAACATCACGCCGGTAGGCTTCGCTACCGAAAAATTGCAGTTCATTCGAATCATCGAACGTCCTGTCGACTCTTAACCCGACCCTATCCGCTGCCAGCGCCATTCCCTGCCGTGAAGGTATCGCGATATGCCGAGGCGCATCGATCTGCACCCAGTTCTGCCTGTAGATGGTCCACGCTTCGGATGAGGTCGTCGGCACGCGCACCAAGCAGATGCCGCCGGAAGCGAGCTTCTCGTATGCTGCTCCAAGCGTCGCGACCAGGTCGGGGACGTGTTCCAGCGAATGATTGAACATGATTAGATCAAATTCACCTGGCACGTCGCCTAGATTTCGCTTCATTAGCGGCACGCCTCGGGGCGTCTGGCCGTCGGCTGCCAGGAACGGATCAGCACCGCACAAGTTGTTGAATCCGGCTTTGGACAATCGGTCTAACAGCGCGCCGCTACCACAGCCGACGTCGAGGATTCGCGCGTCGCGGTCAACGCCTAGCTGACCGAGCATTCTGACGACGCCTCCTAGGGCAGCACGGGCGCCTGACGAGAGGGCTACAAGAAGGGCACCAACTACCCAGCCGCCAGTATGCAACTCAAAGCGGTCTCGCTGTGAATTCAGCCATTGTAGTACTCTGGGCTGAGCTGAAATAGTGTAAGAGTAGTAATCCGGGGGATAATGGCGCGCGAGTTCTTCACCCTCGGGCATATTCACGATCTGTAACGTATCGCAGGCAGCGCAGCCATAATAGTAAAACAGCTCTCCTGTTCCAAACATCATCTCGCGCACCGCGATAGTTTGGTGGGGGCCAGAAGATCCGCATAGTCGGCACTCTTCGGTAATCTCGCCCATTTTGCCCTCCTCGACGAAGAATTCGACGCCACGAAAAAGTGCACGATGTGTACGGACGCATGCCCCGAAGTCTGATGAAAGCTTGGTTGACGATCCGTGGTGGATTTTAGGCGACGGCACAACAGTTTCGGCGCCGGGGTGGGATCTACGGGGCGCTTGTGGAACTGGGACAGGACGACCGAACCCCGCCCAGATCTTCAGCGAATTGCCAACCTCACGGTCCCCATGTTGCGATGACCACTGGAAACCACCCCGACGGTGGGTAACTCTTCACTCGACTCAGCCAACTGCTGAACAGGCCGAGCGGAAGTGAAATCGACTCCCACCGAGTTGAATGAGGCGCGGCTTGCCCTGGCCGATGCCGCACGGGCGACCTCATGCGCCATCCAGCGCTGCTGGTGAGCGCGCAACGGCCAACTTATCGGCGCGAATCCCTCGCGCCAGACCAGCGGAGGGGGTTAGCGTGGCGCGGGTGAACCGTTTCCCCATGCTCCGATCCGGCATCTGGCGTCGGCATCCGTCGCTGCTGTGGCACTATCCCACCACCTATGTGCGGCACCTGCGTACGGTGACATCGGCCGCCGCCATACGCGCCGAGTATGAGAAGGCCGCCGCCGACGGACAGTTCGCCGAGCATTGGTTCGATGTCAACATCATCCCGTGGTGTGCGGCGCTAACTCGGGTGTTCGCCCGCACTGATCCCCTCGATGTATTGGAGGTGGGGTCGTGGGAGGGCCGGTCCACCCTATTCCTCGCCACCTACTTCCCGCACGCCCGGCTGACTGCCGTTGACACCTGGGAAGGCAGCCACGAGTCGATCTCGGCCACCACCGATGTGCAGGGGCTTGAGGCGCGGTTCGACCACAACCTATCTGCGTGCGCTGCGCGGGTGACGAAGCGGAAAGGGATGTCCTCGACCGTGCTGCCCCAGCTCCTGGCCGAGGGGCGGCGTTACGACCTGATCTATGTGGACGGCTCGCACTACGCCCCCGATGTGCTGGTCGACGCCGTCCTCGCTTGGCGGCTCCTGAACCAGGGTGGGGTGATGATCTTCGATGACTTCCTGTGGCGTTTCTACTCCCGTAAACACGCCAACCCCGACTGGGGGATCAGCCACTTTCTGAAATTCCATGCCCGGGAATACCGAGTGCTCGGGGCCTACTATCAGCTGATCCTGCAGAAAACCGTAGCGCACACAGATCAGGTCGCCTAAAAAACGACGAAACGCGGCCCCTGACCAAACGGTCAAGGGACACTTCGTCTAGCGGTGTAACTAGAACTTGTCCAGGGTGCAGGCACCCACCGGCAATGATCGGGGCCAGACCGCGACCAGCCGGCCAATTGGACGGAGGCCAAAGCCCGCAGTTGCCGAATCTGCCACGGTGACAAAAGTTGTTCCCGCCGATATGGAGCATCAGCCGTTGCAGCCGGCCGGTCCTTCCGGTGGCAGCCGACCACCTGCAGCGCCTGCAACCAGTATGGTTGCCCGGTTCGGCCATAGCCAGGCCGGAGATCCGCCCCGCCCCGTCGGGGCGGCAATCACGATGGTTCTGCACATAGGCACTGCCTGGATCTGAAGCCATCGAAGTGCTTACGCGTACCGGCGTCGTGCCGTCTCGGACCGGGCTCACGGTGGCCTATCGCCGGTGTACGGTTAGCTCGTGTCTTTGCTGATTACAGTGCCGGTGTTCGGAGGACATGAGTACACCCACGCTCTTGTAGGGGACTTAGTGCGCGAGGGTGCCGACTATCTGATTGTGGACAATATGGGCGACTACCCCAGAATCGGAGACGAACGGGTCAGCACGCCCGGCGAGAACCTGGGATGGGCTGGTGGCAGTCAGCTTGGATTCCGAATTGCGTTCTCGGAGGGCTACTCCCACGCAATGACACTCAATAACGACACCCGCATCTCGAAGGGATTTGTGGCCGCCTTGCTGGACCCGCGCTTACCCGGCGACGCGGGAATCGTTGGGCCGATGACCGACCTGGGGTTGCCCTGGGCGGTAGCCGATCAGCAGCCAGACGCCGCGAACTACGTTCCCCGGCCACGATATCGGGCGGTGCCTGCTGTGGAGGGAACGGCGCTCATGCTGTCGCGTAATTGCTGGCAGGCGACCGGCGGCATGGACCTAGAAAACTTCAAGCGTTACGGGTGGGGTATCGACCTCGATCTGGCGTTACGTGCCCGCAAGGCTGGATTCGGTGTGTACACAACCGAGATGGCCTATATCAACCACTTTGGACGCAAGACCGCCAACATGCACTTCGGCCGTTGGAGGTACGACGTTGGGGGACGCCTGGCGATGGTGCAGGGGCTGCGGAGAATCCATGGCTGGCGCGCGACTCTTGCGATATTAGGGAGAATGTCGATAGTCCTCCATCGCGAGTGGCCCCAGCAATTCCCCCTTGACCCCGCCTAAAGCTACCCATATACGATTTTGGAACGATGCGCGCGTGGTAGCGGCTTGGGATCGTTTGCGGGGCAACCGAATTCTCACGGGGAGTGAGAGTCCACGGGGTGGGCTTTAGTGTGCATAGCTCTACTTTCGACGGCGTTGGGAAACAGCACGCCTGCGCTTCCCCCGGCAGCCACGAAAGTGGTTGGGGTCCAGTAGGTCAACACCACCTTGATAGTCGACTACAAGTCGACCAGCGAGGGCATCATCTAAAGAATCGTCCACACCTCCGGCCCAAGGGAGTAATGGTGGGCGG includes:
- a CDS encoding glycosyltransferase family protein, whose protein sequence is MSLLITVPVFGGHEYTHALVGDLVREGADYLIVDNMGDYPRIGDERVSTPGENLGWAGGSQLGFRIAFSEGYSHAMTLNNDTRISKGFVAALLDPRLPGDAGIVGPMTDLGLPWAVADQQPDAANYVPRPRYRAVPAVEGTALMLSRNCWQATGGMDLENFKRYGWGIDLDLALRARKAGFGVYTTEMAYINHFGRKTANMHFGRWRYDVGGRLAMVQGLRRIHGWRATLAILGRMSIVLHREWPQQFPLDPA